One window of the Anopheles cruzii chromosome 2, idAnoCruzAS_RS32_06, whole genome shotgun sequence genome contains the following:
- the LOC128278576 gene encoding trypsin-4-like has product MPVADTLAVIVFVCLLRSLGFSTPELEFRIVNGTATQIFRYPFMVSVQVWTTLEKNHICGGTLISDIWILTAAHCVDQLTPQTAMVRANSSFYQRGGQLHRVDRLIKHANFSYDTGDYDFGLLRLKQRYNRAVVLPLPAGRKRFPPAELCTVLGWGLTLGPESRSQLRRVVLPIVSQPVCRQAYVATDVITARMMCAGFAKGLKDACDGDSGGPLVCRGKQAGIISWAIGCAKPNKYGVYSSIAAGREWIRRQTGV; this is encoded by the exons ATGCCCGTTGCAGACACACTTGCCGTAATTGTCTTCGTATGTCTGCTCC GTTCGCTAGGCTTTTCTACTCCGGAGCTAGAGTTCCGAATAGTGAACGGGACGGCTACACAGATCTTTCGGTACCCGTTCATGGTATCGGTGCAGGTGTGGACCACGCTGGAGAAGAACCATATCTGCGGTGGAACGCTCATCAGTGACATCTGGATACTGACGGCCGCGCACTGTGTGGA CCAACTGACTCCACAGACCGCTATGGTGCGTGCCAACTCGTCGTTCTACCAGCGAGGTGGCCAGCTGCATCGGGTGGATCGGCTGATAAAGCACGCAAACTTTTCCTACGACACCGGAGACTACGACTTCGGATTGCTCCGGCTGAAACAGAGGTACAACCGAGCGGTGGTGTTACCATTGCCAGCCGGAAGGAAGCGGTTTCCGCCCGCCGAACTATGCACGGTGCTTGGATGGGGTCTCACGCTGGGTCCAGAATCGAGGAGCCAGCTGCGCCGAGTGGTTCTGCCGATCGTTTCACAGCCAGTTTGCCGTCAAGCGTACGTTGCCACTGATGTGATTACGGCCCGTATGATGTGTGCCGGATTCGCGAAAGGCTTGAAAGATGCGTGCGAT GGAGATTCTGGAGGTCCCCTCGTCTGTCGTGGTAAGCAGGCGGGCATCATATCGTGGGCCATCGGATGTGCCAAGCCGAACAAGTACGGCGTGTACAGTAGCATCGCTGCGGGTCGTGAATGGATTCGACGACAGACCGGTGTTTAA
- the LOC128277580 gene encoding zinc finger CCCH domain-containing protein 18-like: MDSDDSRPGSSASNSSADSEQAPSHATKEEEEEEDDDEEQSDGSGSPSRSPSPSSNAETGGRDDGEGTAGSQHGQRSRSNTSGSLTYDGAKPANFDDEEEARSQSNSPPYRPASSRSHSPSLSQGDEQRSPSPEAEADGEDHRTHHHRFERSRSLSNQSDSSSKDHHHRQQQQQQQQQQQEERSLSRNSSTSNLSEKLKGEEISDCEIESDGDGKEEPEEGPMKTDGGGSGDRAGPGATNSALDMSHEDLSDVSLESDNELESREEAPEEDGAEDEEEEEERDSAPEDGESEKRNHDNRRSVGLDGDDGDQHDDLSTGNEDGYHDEEPVMAGLGASQTAETERQPEVEKPKIIDLRQKLEEKKNQLRNLEAEKHSTTNGGAGSRTHDTLLAEASLADKKKNDEDALDFEAEEGECNEPPKEEAQRKFDPVRDEEKEKEKVAKKAVPEDELEEGEELEEGEVTDEDEKRPEETEPKPICRFYTRGQCTWGMSCRFLHPGVTDKGNYTMFDMVRPIPVTHQPGVYGGHPSLGGVAGPLYASEFRHERPSAALHHALAAHHPVMPPYAAGGVLAAPAAARPPVEPIAESAWERGLRTAKEMMRKANKRKEQDIDFDDKKMNLSLTQDELEKDNYYTRDRASPSDLSPTYAGARPPAAVVAPGYEYAAPPSKFPRGGPPFEEDVFGRTHRYRELPSHRMPQYEDEDISKRRNPRAGATREVILQRADEWNDPWMRSKSPGRDKRAARRERRSYSNSSSYSSSSSSTRSGSSSDSSRTPSPTTAATRRARYDSHRSKDSDRHAGHIRKVVRTRSPTVSPRRARKASPATTAKRLEKRTASPIVVDKRVVVEKTVTSKRKKSPPMHKAPTEKRRRRSASSSGSGSSDSSESGSESSYSSSSDSSSRGKSRSAAKIRGAATDGKAGKAASALSKKDAKKAAEGGKGGGSQVIPPSSAAMEKANAAASKKSSRREELLKQLRAVEEAIARKRTKIS; encoded by the exons ATGGACAGCGATGACTCACGGCCCGGCTCGTCGGCTTCGAACAGTTCGGCCGACTCGGAACAAGCGCCAAGCCACGCCAcaaaagaggaagaagaagaggaggacgacgatgaggagcAGTCCGATGGGTCCGGCTCACCGTCCCGTTCTCCGTCACCGTCATCCAACGCTGAGACTGGTGGGCGTGACGACGGCGAGGGAACGGCCGGTTCCCAACACGGTCAGCGGTCCCGTTCCAACACCTCCGGCAGTCTAACTTACGACGGTGCGAAACCGGCCAACTTCGACGATGAGGAGGAAGCTCGGTCGCAATCAAACTCTCCCCCGTACCGGCCCGCGTCTAGCCGATCGCATTCGCCAAGTCTTTCGCAGGGCGACGAGCAACGATCGCCTTCACCGGAGGCCGAAGCCGACGGTGAGGATCACCgcacccaccaccatcgcTTCGAGCGCTCGCGATCACTGTCAAACCAATCCGATAGTTCGAGCAaagatcaccaccaccgtcagcaacagcaacagcaacaacagcagcagcaagaggAGCGATCGTTGTCGCGTAACTCGAGCACATCGAATCTGAGCGAGAAGCTAAAGGGCGAAGAGATTTCGGATTGTGAAATTGAATCGGACGGCGATGGCAAAGAGGAGCCTGAAGAGGGCCCAATGAAAACCGACGGAGGAGGAAGCGGTGACCGTGCGGGACCCGGAGCGACGAACAGTGCGCTCGACATGAGCCACGAAGATTTGAGCGACGTGAGCTTGGAGAGTGACAACGAACTGGAGTCCCGCGAAGAAGCGCCCGAGGAAGACGGTGCCGAagacgaggaggaagaggaagagcgCGATAGTGCGCCAGAAGACGGGGAGAGTGAGAAGCGTAATCACGACAACCGACGAAGCGTTGGCTTGGATGGGGACGACGGAGATCAACACGATGATCTCAGCACCGGCAACGAGGATGGCTACCATGATGAGGAACCGGTGATGGCGGGATTGGGTGCTTCGCAGACCGCAGAGACCGAACGGCAGCCGGAAGTGGAGAAACCGAAAATCATCGATCTGCGCCAGAAGCTGGAGGAGAAGAAGAACCAATTGCGCAATctggaagcggaaaagcaTTCCACCACCAATGGTGGCGCAGGAAGCCGCACTCACGACACACTGCTGGCCGAGGCAAGCTTGGCGGACAAGAAAAAGAACGACGAAGATGCGCTCGACTTCGAGGCCGAAGAGGGCGAGTGTAACGAGCCGCCGAAGGAGGAAGCGCAACGGAAGTTTGATCCGGTGCGCGacgaggaaaaggaaaaggaaaaagtggccaaaaaggCGGTGCCGGAGGATGAGCTGGAAGAAGGCGAAGAGCTGGAAGAGGGCGAGGTGACAGATGAGGATGAAAAGCGTCCGGAAGAAACAGAACCGAAGCCCATCTGTAGGTTCTACACACGCGGCCAGTGCACCTGGGGCATGAGCTGCCGGTTTCTGCATCCGGGCGTGACCGACAAAGGCAACTACACAATGTTCGACATGGTGCGCCCGATACCCGTCACACACCAGCCGGGTGTTTACGGTGGCCATCCGTCGTTGGGTGGGGTCGCTGGTCCCCTGTACGCTTCCGAGTTTCGGCACGAGCGCCCCTCGGCCGCACTGCACCATGCATTGGCCGCGCACCACCCGGTGATGCCACCGTATGCGGCAGGCGGAGTCCTAGCTGCTCCGGCGGCCGCTCGACCTCCCGTCGAACCGATCGCCGAGAGTGCCTGGGAACGGGGATTGCGCACGGCAAAGGAGATGATGCGCAAGGCAAACAAACGCAAGGAACAGGACATTGACTTTGACGACAAAAAGATGAACCTCTCACTGACACAGGACGAGCTGGAGAAGGACAACTACTACACACGGGACCGTGCGTCGCCCTCGGAT TTATCACCCACGTACGCTggcgcccggccaccggcggcggtggtcgcaCCCGGTTACGAGTATGCTGCGCCGCCCTCAAAGTTCCCCCGTGGAGGACCTCCTTTCGAGGAGGATGTTTTCGGGCGCACACACCGCTACCGCGAGCTCCCGTCGCACCGGATGCCCCAGTACGAGGACGAAGACATCTCGAAACGGCGCAATCCACGGGCGGGTGCAACGCGTGAGGTGATCCTGCAGCGAGCCGATGAGTGGAACGACCCGTGGATGCGCTCGAAGTCGCCGGGTCGAGACAAGCGCGCTGCTCGGCGCGAACGGCGCAGTTACAGCAACAGCTCCAGCTACAGtagctccagcagcagcacccggtcGGGCTCAAGCTCCGACTCTAGCCGCACGCCCAGCCCTACGACGGCCGCCACGAGGCGGGCTCGCTACGACAGCCACCGCTCAAAGGATAGCGATCGACACGCTGGTCACATACGCAAAGTGGTCCGCACACGATCGCCCACGGTCAGTCCACGGCGTG CTCGTAAAGCATCGCCGGCCACTACTGCAAAGCGGCTCGAGAAACGGACCGCTtcaccgatcgtcgtcgacaaGCGCGTGGTGGTTGAGAAGACCGTCACCTCGAAGCGCAAGAAG TCACCACCGATGCACAAAGCACCGACCGAAAAACGGCGTCGACGTAGTGCAAGttcgtccggttccggatccTCCGACTCCAGCGAATCGGGTTCGGAAAGTTCGTACTCCTCCAGCTCGGACAGCTCATCGCGCGGAAAGTCACGATCAGCGGCCAAAATTCGTGGGGCGGCAACCGATGGCAAAGCGGGTAAAGCAGCATCCGCCTTGTCCAAGAAAG ATGCAAAAAAGGCTGCCGAGGGTGGTAAGGGCGGCGGGTCGCAGGTTATTCCACCGTCGAGTGCCGCGATGGAGAAGGCCAATGCGGCCGCATCGAAGAAATCATCACGCCGCGAAGAGCTACTGAAGCAGCTGCGGGCAGTCGAGGAAGCGATCGCTCGGAAGCGCACGAAGATATCGTAA
- the LOC128268175 gene encoding uncharacterized protein LOC128268175, giving the protein MQLLKRNRAANPSCVISIQSGVEEVQDAKVHEECDFLVDVLTGKSSVTPDFCCKVLYMILCTCFTTESRQKRSTAAIEQQRQPTTYQTI; this is encoded by the exons ATGCAGCTTCTGAAGCGGAACCGAGCCGCCAATCCGAGCTGCGTCATTAGCATCCAGAGCGGCGTAGAGGAGGTGCAAGACGCAAAG GTGCACGAGGAGTGCGATTTTCTGGTGGATGTCCTCACCGGCAAGAGTTCCGTTACGCCGGATTTTTGCTGCAAGGTGCTGTATATGATCCTCTGCACCTGTTTCACGACCGAATCGCGCCAGAAGCGCTCCACGGCGGCGATCGAGCAGCAACGCCAACCAACGACCTACCAGACCATCTGA
- the LOC128269289 gene encoding phosphatidylinositol 4-kinase alpha, translating to MVGNERFSFQKTVQCLARVLAMIKPTPWEKVQTLFKYCPQENAAGVFCLDSRAQDAVIALGLYFLESGYQYSKDIIPYLLRLAKALPKAVWIDDVKPNKIDRIPTAEKFCFCLNSLLSDIAVGCPEHRDEIILNQVEVLTVLTNMIKGSKESSTLPPIILCKATVPLLLGLGRSMGRYAVGEPSLLCRLFPKDEILVVKSPETPLSMADAKDSTSVSQFRSIIPRSMSGSLTIDSTMEAEKSATSSRKKQLSSYYSIPYDPTTYFFAKYGSSFNQFPNMRFCDSFEKQDRLQFPINHLQTIFALAKKLLTKETLEHLDEQAGDIFALNQIKPYGYKSFSETITLVMVTLLREILQNQTDLPTPFTKDVQEFVKELFIIGQTELQSKQHDTADRVRDPSNVVVNKYKINVMANAACVDLLVWAIRGETEADKLCSGLYQKLDSVQGHKMVMDHMPLLMVCLEGLGKLAQKFPNIAGTSISFLRDFLVKPSPILTKLHMQSQAQSKKEKENAPFRIVVQGSDFKAFDHSTKPKGLTKSAQEAFEALRDAAIENLSIALRAAHALDQYCVPALVAQVSNRLFTVEKQESKESLVSLNIIVMLGHVAVALKDTPKTTNNILQFFIQRFCKEPSEQNVLIVDQLGCMIISKCEPQVFEEIMKMFSRVTVQAASLAYSTNPEQRKSYHHVSDAVVNALANIAANIQGELEMLDLLGKLLELFVQIGLEAERSSDNTSGAQKASSSAGNLGMLIPVIAVLVRRLPPIKNPKQRLHKLFKDFWLYCVVMGFTNSRLWPSDWYQGVQQIAAKSPLLISQTAHRSEMRELNYTSAIRSGSVSLMELRQQILLLLDHPPADITACINKLTFAQCAYLLSVYWLEMLRVENAGEPSIEPILSYLCDNALLKDKYGMWQCVRCIGDQVFEKFRSVLLAQDAVREKVLESQAMLLLVYFNHIHPQIQMVADQYLSQLVDKFPHLLWNRRVLWCMLDVLQLLAFSLTLNPNEETPTLRVASTPYTLQLMDSLPARESRVKDFADRCQGIVNEAMKWAPKSTRSHLQEYPNQVPTTALSNHSGLALAVDSILQPWVTNAATTTTGTSRRPQCVNSDTSKFVSVLRLRSKYAGEISGVLSVLEDEEKRGLADRLVREIWEACEEKSDARHRGALWRATAYLILCSSANRKLLHAISSSQVLLFTESAMETAVECWQWILTARQDLELCFIQEMVAAWQTTFDKRMGLFAQENDVTSPLAAYEGCKLVPKPIVVAPHQIWLQLLSEMVDTAKYCNRDKVEMFCMLLHRCLPFSRDFKQNRHISTVGCRFRLLQCGLSLLQGNTIPKSLARNILRERIYANALDYFCGPPMCPSQPREALLEDIATLLKFWQTMRSEKKHLVASEVSDYELHVATSTNLSVQKVSLDAVSLAGSEVARSTSSGNAGWYNTIPHSTSTLSKRSARIKRPPYPKDAYDKDYMKKRNLILELLAVEIEYMSIWANPLSSPELQIPGEESVAEWRARPLKLNLWRDFTRLAWSYNPALAIFLPQRIRNAETVEDEVTRLVCSDPMAAAHIPEALKYLVTTRTVLNESPELVYMLTWAHVNPIQALSYFSRQYPSHPLTAQYAVKTLSSYPAEAVLPYIPQLVQALRHDTMGYVTELIKHISKRSQIVAHQLIWNMQTNMYIDEEMHHRDSKYARAGQLVSITSMLVSLPVLYDALDGLAQNIISSLSGPAKRFYEREFDFFGKITAVSGEIRSFPKGQARKKACLEALSRIKVQSGCYLPSNPEAMVLDIDYNSGTPMQSAAKAPYLARFRVQRCGIMELETMAMEVSNSTGGMDPHAITDGPRLNSLGPEAWQAAIFKVGDDVRQDMLALQVISIFKNVFQQVGLELYLFPYRVVATAPGCGVIECVPNAKSRDQLGRQTDFGLYEYFLHQYGDETSKEFQSARSNFVKSMAAYSVIGYLLQIKDRHNGNIMIDKDGHIIHIDFGFMFESSPGGNIGFEPDLKLTDEMVMVMGGKMEAAPFKWFCDLCVQSFLAIRPYQDAIVTLVSLMLDTGLPCFRGQTITLLKQRFVPTKNSKEAAVHMLGVIRNSYQNFRTRTYDMIQFYQNQIPY from the exons ATGGTCGGAAACGAGCGATTTTCGTTCCAGAAAACCGTCCAGTGTTTAGCGCGGGTGCTGGCAATGATAAAACCGACACCGTGGGAAAAG GTGCAAACGTTGTTCAAGTATTGTCCACAGGAGAATGCGGCGGGAGTGTTTTGTCTTGATTCACGGGCCCAGGATGCGGTCATTGCGCTCGGGTTGTACTTTCTCGAGAGTGGATATCAGTATTCGAAGGACATCATTCCTTACCTGCTGCGCCTCGCCAAAGCCCTGCCCAAGGCAGTCTGGATCGATGACGTCAAACCGAACAAAATCGATA GAATACCGACGGCCGAAAAGTTTTGCTTCTGTCTCAACAGCTTGCTGTCCGATATAGCGGTCGGGTGTCCTGAGCATCGTGATGAGATCATACTGAACCAGGTAGAAGTGCTGACGGTGCTCACGAACATGATAAAGGGCAGCAAAGAGAGCAGCACTCTGCCACCGATTATTCTGTGCAAGGCAACCGTCCCGTTGCTTCTGGGACTGGGTCGCTCGATGGGTCGTTACGCCGTTGGTGAACCTTCGCTGCTGTGTCGATTGTTTCCGAAGGACGAAATATTGGTCGTGAAATCGCCAGAAACACCGCTCTCGATGGCTGATGCAAAGGACAGCACCAGTGTCAGCCAGTTCCGCTCGATCATACCGCGATCGATGTCCGGCAGCTTGACGATCGATTCGACGATGGAAGCGGAAAAGTCTGCCACAAGCAGCCGCAAGAAGCAGCTCAGCTCCTATTACTCCATACCGTACGATCCGACGACGTACTTTTTCGCAAAGTATGGATCCAGCTTCAACCAGTTTCCAAACATGCGCTTCTGCGACTCGTTCGAGAAGCAAGATCGTCTCCAGTTCCCAATCAACCACCTGCAGACGATCTTTGCACTGGCCAAGAAGTTGCTCACGAAGGAAACGCTGGAGCACCTGGACGAGCAGGCAGGCGATATCTTTGCCCTGAACCAGATCAAACCGTACGGCTACAAGAGCTTCTCGGAAACGATCACTTTGGTGATGGTGACACTGTTGCGGGAAATACTACAAAATCAAACAG ATTTACCGACACCGTTCACCAAGGACGTACAGGAGTTTGTGAAGGAACTGTTCATTATCGGTCAAACGGAGTTGCAGAGCAAACAGCATGACACTGCGGATCGTGTCCGGGATCCGTCCAACGTTGTCGTGAACAAGTACAAGATCAACGTGATGGCCAATGCAGCCTGCGTCGATCTGCTCGTATGGGCAATAAGAGGCGAAACAG AGGCCGACAAGCTGTGTAGCGGCCTGTATCAAAAGCTGGACTCGGTGCAGGGACACAAGATGGTGATGGATCATATGCCGTTGTTGATGGTGTGCTTGGAG GGTTTAGGTAAGCTGGCGCAAAAGTTCCCCAACATTGCCGGAACGTCCATATCGTTTTTGCGCGATTTTTTGGTCAAACCCAGCCCAATTCTGACGAAGCTGCACATGCAATCGCAGGCCCAGTCGAAaaaggagaaggaaaatgCCCCATTCCGTATAGTGG TGCAAGGATCCGATTTTAAAGCGTTCGATCATTCGACGAAACCGAAGGGGCTCACAAAATCCGCCCAGGAAGCGTTCGAGGCGTTGCGTGATGCGGCGATCGAAAATCTTAGCATTGCACTGCGCGCTGCCCATGCGCTCGATCAGTACTGCGTTCCGGCGCTCGTGGCCCAAGTTTCCAATCGGCTGTTTACGGTCGAGAAGCAGGAAAGCAAGGAAAGCCTCGTGTCCCTCAACATCATCGTTATGCTGGGCCACGTAGCGGTCGCACTGAAGGACACGCCAAAAACGACCAACAACATCCTGCAGTTTTTCATCCAACGCTTCTGCAAGGAACCATCGGAGCAGAACGTGCTGATCGTCGATCAGCTTGGCTGCATGATCATCTCCAAGTGTGAACCGCAGGTGTTCGAGGAGATCATGAAGATGTTCTCGCGCGTGACGGTGCAGGCGGCCTCGCTGGCTTACTCGACGAATCCGGAGCAAAG GAAATCCTATCACCACGTTTCGGATGCGGTGGTAAACGCGTTGGCCAACATTGCCGCCAACATACAGGGCGAGCTGGAGATGCTGGATCTGCTCGGGAAGCTGCTCGAGCTGTTCGTCCAGATCGGCTTGGAAGCGGAACGCTCGTCGGACAACACGTCCGGGGCACAGAAGGCAAGCTCTAGTGCGGGCAACCTTGGAATGCTGATTCCGGTCATTGCA GTGCTCGTGCGACGCCTTCCACCGATCAAGAACCCAAAGCAGCGGCTCCACAAGCTGTTCAAGGACTTTTGGCTGTACTGTGTGGTGATGGGCTTCACTAACTCGCGGCTGTGGCCCTCGGACTGGTACCAGGGTGTGCAGCAGATTGCGGCCAAATCACCGCTCCTGATTTCGCAAACGGCGCACCGTTCGGAGATGCGTGAGCTCAACTACACCTcggcgatccgatccggcagCGTCAGCTTGATGGAGCTGCGCCAGcagatactgctgctgctcgatcaCCCGCCGGCCGATATTACCGCTTGCATCAACAAGCTCACGTTTGCGCAGTGCGCGTATCTGCTGAGCGTTTACTGGCTGGAGATGCTGCGCGTGGAGAACGCGGGTGAGCCTAGTATCGAGCCGATCCTTAGCTACCTGTGCGATAATGCGCTGCTGAAGGACAAGTACGGGATGTGGCAGTGTGTGCGGTGCATCGGGGATCAGGTGTTTGAAAAGTTCCGCAGCGTGCTGCTGGCGCAGGATGCGGTCCGCGAGAAGGTCCTCGAGTCGcaggcgatgctgctgctggtgtactTCAACCACATTCACCCGCAGATACAGATGGTGGCGGATCAGTACCTGTCGCAGCTGGTCGATAAGTTCCCGCACCTGCTGTGGAACCGGAGGGTGCTCTGGTGCATGCTGGACGTGTTGCAGCTGCTGGCGTTCTCGTTGACGCTCAATCCGAACGAGGAGACGCCAACGCTGCGCGTTGCTTCGACACCGTACACCCTGCAGCTGATGGACAGTTTGCCGGCTCGGGAAAGTCGCGTGAAAGACTTTGCCGACCGGTGCCAGGGGATAGTGAACGAGGCGATGAAGTGGGCCCCCAAGTCGACCCGTAGCCACCTGCAGGAGTACCCTAATCAGGTGCCGACGACCGCCCTGTCCAACCACAGTgggctggcgctggccgtcGATTCCATTTTGCAACCGTGGGTTACCAATGCAGCCACAACGACTACCGGGACGAGCCGCAGGCCACAGTGCGTCAACAGTGACACGTCGAAGTTCGTATCGGTGCTACGCTTGCGGAGCAAGTACGCGGGCGAAATTTCCGGAGTGCTGTCGGTACTGGAGGATGAGGAGAAGCGCGGTCTGGCGGATCGGCTGGTGCGCGAGATTTGGGAAGCGTGCGAGGAGAAAAGTGACGCCCGGCACCGTGGAGCCCTGTGGCGTGCCACGGCCTATCTCATTCTTTGTTCGAGCGCTAACCGCAAGCTGCTCCATGCGATCTCCTCGTCGCAGGTCCTTCTGTTCACGGAATCAGCTATGGAAACGGCCGTCGAGTGTTGGCAGTGGATTCTGACCGCCCGGCAGGATCTGGAGCTATGCTTTATCCAGGAGATGGTGGCCGCTTGGCAGACGACGTTCGACAAGCGGATGGGCCTGTTTGCGCAGGAAAACGACGTGACCAGTCCGCTGGCAGCGTACGAGGGATGTAAACTGGTGCCGAAACCGATCGTCGTCGCACCGCACCAGATCTGGTTGCAGTTGCTGTCGGAGATGGTGGACACGGCCAAGTACTGCAATCGGGATAAGGTGGAGATGTTTTGCATGCTGCTGCACCGCTGTCTGCCGTTCAGTCGTGATTTCAAGCAAAACCGTCACATCTCGACGGTGGGCTGTCGATTTCGGCTGTTGCAGTGTGGTCTCTCGCTGCTTCAGGGGAACACGATTCCGAAATCGCTCGCTCGGAACATTCTGCGCGAACGCATCTACGCCAACGCGCTCGATTACTTTTGCGGGCCGCCCATGTGCCCGAGTCAGCCGCGCGAGGCGCTACTCGAGGACATCGCGACGCTGCTCAAGTTTTGGCAGACGATGCGCAGCGAAAAGAAGCACCTGGTCGCGTCGGAGGTGAGCGATTACGAGCTGCACGTGGCGACATCGACGAACCTGTCCGTGCAGAAGGTGTCGCTCGATGCGGTCTCCCTGGCCGGAAGCGAAGTGGCACGGTCCACGAGCAGTGGTAACGCCGGATGGTACAACACGATCCCGCACTCGACGTCGACGCTGTCGAAGCGCTCCGCACGGATCAAGCGGCCGCCGTACCCAAAGGATGCGTACGACAAGGATTACATGAAGAAGCGGAACCTCATTCTGGAGTTGCTGGCGGTCGAGATTGAGTACATGTCGATCTGGGCCAATCCACTGTCGTCGCCGGAGCTGCAAATTCCTGGCGAAGAATCGGTGGCCGAGTGGCGCGCTCGGCCACTGAAGCTAAACCTTTGGCGGGACTTTACGCGCCTTGCCTGGTCGTACAACCCGGCGCTGGCCATATTTTTACCCCAGCGCATACGGAACGCGGAAACGGTCGAGGACGAGGTGACGCGTCTCGTCTGCTCGGACCCGATGGCGGCCGCACACATTCCGGAGGCGCTGAAGTACCTCGTGACGACGCGCACCGTACTGAACGAGTCGCCCGAGCTGGTCTACATGCTGACGTGGGCCCACGTCAATCCGATACAGGCCCTGTCGTACTTTTCGCGCCAGTATCCGTCCCATCCGTTGACGGCCCAGTACGCCGTGAAGACGCTCAGCTCCTACCCGGCCGAAGCGGTCCTACCGTACATTCCGCAGCTGGTGCAGGCTCTCAGACACGATACG ATGGGCTACGTAACGGAACTGATCAAGCACATATCGAAACGGTCCCAGATTGTCGCCCACCAGTTGATATGGAACATGCAAACGAATATGTACATTGACGAGGAAATGCACCATCGCGACAGTAAGTATGCTCGCGCTGGCCAGCTCGTCAGTATCACCAGTATGCTCGTTTCGCTTCCAGTGCTGTACGATGCCCTGGACGGACTGGCGCAAAACATCATCTCGTCCCTATCCGGACCAGCGAAGCGATTCTACGAACGGGAGTTTGATTTCTTCGGCAAAATAACGGCCGTAAGCGGGGAGATCCGTTCCTTCCCGAAGGGACAGGCTCGCAAGAAGGCCTGCCTTGAGGCACTCAGTCGTATCAAGGTGCAGTCCGGATGCTATCTACCGTCGAACCCGGAAGCGATGGTACTGGACATCGACTACAACAGTGGCACCCCGATGCAGAGCGCAGCAAAAGCGCCATATTTGGCCCGGTTCCGTGTTCAGCGCTGTGGCATCATGGAGCTCGAAACGATGGCAATGGAAGTGTCGAACAGTACTGGCGGAATGGACCCGCACGCGATCACCGACGGTCCGCGGCTCAATTCGCTCGGACCGGAAGCGTGGCAGGCGGCGATCTTCAAGGTGGGTGACGACGTGCGGCAGGACATGCTTGCGCTGCAGGTCATCTCGATCTTCAAGAACGTGTTCCAGCAGGTCGGGCTCGAGCTGTACCTCTTCCCGTACCGTGTCGTCGCCACAGCGCCCGGT TGCGGTGTTATCGAGTGTGTGCCGAACGCCAAATCACGCGACCAGCTTGGCCGGCAGACCGACTTCGGACTGTATGAGTACTTCCTGCACCAGTATGGCGATGAAACGTCGAAAGAGTTCCAGTCGGCCCGCAGCAACTTTGTCAAATCGATGGCGGCCTACTCGGTGATCGGTTACCTGTTGCAGATCAAAGACCGGCACAACGGAAACATTATGATCGACAAGGATGGCCACATCATTCACATCG ATTTTGGCTTCATGTTTGAATCATCACCCGGCGGGAACATTGGCTTCGAGCCGGACCTGAAGCTAACGGACGaaatggtgatggtgatggggGGCAAGATGGAAGCGGCACCGTTCAAGTGGTTCTGCGATCTGTGCGTCCAGTCGTTCCTAGCCATCCGCCCGTACCAGGACGCGATCGTGACGCTTGTGTCGCTCATGCTCGACACCGGCCTGCCGTGCTTCCGAGGCCAGACGATCACGCTGCTCAAGCAGCGCTTTGTGCCAACCAAGAACAGCAAGGAGGCGGCCGTGCACATGCTGGGAGTGATACGCAATTCGTACCAAAACTTCCGGACGCGCACGTACGACATGATCCAGTTCTACCAGAACCAGATTCCGTATTAA